In one Brienomyrus brachyistius isolate T26 chromosome 12, BBRACH_0.4, whole genome shotgun sequence genomic region, the following are encoded:
- the si:dkeyp-74b6.2 gene encoding cerebellin-1, with protein sequence MICIPFQAGHYIQLLLMLITLGVPTGVSGQNDTEPIVLEGKCLVVCDSTPSTEPAGGNALGMSVRSGTGRVAFSAIRNTNHEPSEMSNRTMTIYFDQILVNVGGHFDPARSIFVAPRKGVYSFSFHVVKVYNRQTIQVSLVLNGWPVISAFAGDQDVTREAATNAGLVIMERGDKAYLKLERGNLMGGWKYSTFSGFLVFPL encoded by the exons ATGATCTGCATTCCTTTCCAAGCGGGACATtacatccagctcctcctcaTGCTCATAACACTTGGGGTTCCCACTGGAGTCTCGGGACAGAATGACACAGAGCCCATCGTGCTGGAGGGGAAATGCCTGGTCGTGTGCGACTCCACACCCTCCACAGAGCCGGCAGGAGGAAATGCACTGGGCATGTCTGTACGCTCCGGGACTGGCCGTGTGGCCTTCTCAGCTATCCGCAACACCAACCACGAGCCATCTGAGATGAGCAACCGCACCATGACCATCTACTTTGATCAG ATCCTGGTGAACGTTGGTGGCCACTTCGACCCCGCACGGAGCATCTTTGTGGCCCCAAGGAAGGGCGTGTACAGCTTCAGCTTCCACGTGGTCAAAGTGTACAACAGACAGACAATACAG GTCAGCCTGGTACTTAATGGCTGGCCTGTGATTTCTGCCTTCGCTGGTGACCAAGATGTGACTCGGGAGGCAGCAACGAATGCTGGGCTCGTCATCATGGAGAGAGGGGACAAGGCTTACTTAAAGCTGGAGAGGGGGAACCTGATGGGGGGCTGGAAGTACTCCACCTTCTCGGGCTTCTTGGTCTTCCCTCTTTAG